One segment of Polaribacter huanghezhanensis DNA contains the following:
- a CDS encoding Arm DNA-binding domain-containing protein, with product MKLLFVIAISRKNKKNLSPIYCRLTFNEKRKQFSTGLFINPDYWSSKKQKAFIPDDKNFINNQLSLIKQEINQAFLCLQVNSESFDVGGVYLQFKGESTKDNKSLLEVFILHNNKMEKLIDKEYTKSTFHKFKEAKMHVGNFL from the coding sequence ATGAAATTACTATTCGTAATAGCAATAAGTAGGAAGAACAAAAAAAATCTTTCTCCGATTTATTGTAGATTAACATTTAATGAAAAGAGAAAGCAATTTTCTACTGGGTTATTTATTAACCCAGATTACTGGAGTAGTAAGAAACAAAAAGCTTTTATTCCAGATGATAAAAATTTTATAAACAACCAACTAAGCCTGATTAAACAAGAAATTAATCAGGCTTTTTTATGTCTACAAGTCAACAGTGAAAGCTTTGATGTAGGGGGTGTGTATTTGCAGTTTAAAGGTGAAAGTACTAAAGATAACAAAAGCCTCTTAGAGGTCTTTATACTGCATAATAATAAGATGGAAAAGCTTATTGATAAGGAATATACAAAGTCTACATTCCATAAGTTTAAAGAAGCTAAAATGCATGTTGGAAACTTCCTATAA
- the era gene encoding GTPase Era, which translates to MIHKAGFVNIIGNPNVGKSTLMNALVGEKLSIITSKAQTTRHRILGIVNSDDYQIIFSDTPGIIQPAYQLQESMMDFVKSAFDDADVLIYMVEMGEKELKNEAFFNKIIHSKIPVILLLNKIDTSNQDEVEEKLSYWTEKVPNASVFIISALEKFNIDVVLNKIIECLPESPAFYPKDQLTDKPERFFVNEEIREKILMHYKKEIPYSVEVETEEFVEEEKIIRIRSVIMVERDTQKGIIIGHKGAAIKRVGTEARKDLELFFEKKVFMELYVKVNKNWRNDKSQLKRFGYKD; encoded by the coding sequence ATGATACATAAAGCAGGTTTTGTAAATATAATTGGAAATCCTAATGTTGGTAAATCAACATTAATGAATGCCTTGGTTGGAGAAAAATTATCGATAATCACTTCTAAAGCACAAACAACAAGACATCGTATTTTAGGAATTGTAAACAGTGATGATTACCAAATTATTTTTTCTGATACGCCAGGAATTATTCAGCCTGCATATCAATTACAAGAATCTATGATGGATTTTGTAAAATCTGCTTTTGATGATGCCGATGTGTTAATTTATATGGTAGAAATGGGCGAAAAAGAGCTAAAAAACGAAGCTTTTTTTAACAAAATTATCCATAGTAAAATTCCTGTTATTTTATTGTTGAATAAAATAGACACTTCTAATCAAGATGAAGTTGAAGAAAAACTTTCGTATTGGACAGAAAAAGTTCCGAATGCTTCTGTTTTTATCATTTCTGCTTTAGAAAAATTTAATATTGATGTTGTTCTAAATAAAATTATTGAATGCTTACCAGAAAGTCCAGCTTTTTATCCAAAAGATCAATTAACAGACAAGCCTGAACGCTTTTTTGTCAATGAAGAAATTAGAGAAAAAATTCTAATGCATTACAAAAAGGAAATTCCGTATTCTGTAGAAGTAGAAACCGAAGAATTTGTTGAAGAAGAAAAAATTATCAGAATTAGATCTGTAATTATGGTTGAGCGTGATACTCAAAAAGGAATTATTATTGGGCACAAAGGAGCTGCAATAAAGCGCGTTGGTACTGAGGCCCGAAAAGATTTAGAGCTCTTTTTTGAGAAAAAAGTTTTTATGGAACTGTATGTAAAAGTCAATAAAAACTGGCGAAACGACAAAAGTCAGTTGAAACGCTTTGGGTATAAAGACTAA
- a CDS encoding SIMPL domain-containing protein — MKNNFTAIIFSIAIVIAAFLLGNSIINRNNTDGIISVTGLGKADFTSDLIVWEGSFSNESTNLKLAYNNLEKAKKIISDYLFSKGIKPNELVFKAVTSRKNTKAKYNNEGKYIGEQFLGYILTQSLQVDSNDVEKVEKISREITELLNKGIEFYSQPPRYYYTKLADLKLEMISKATSDAKLRADNIATNSGGKLGNLISAKMGIFQITGQNSKEDYSWGGTFNTASKLKTASITMKLTYKAD; from the coding sequence ATGAAAAACAACTTTACAGCCATTATTTTTTCAATTGCGATTGTAATTGCGGCATTTTTATTAGGAAATTCTATTATAAATAGAAATAATACAGACGGAATTATTTCTGTTACTGGATTAGGAAAAGCTGATTTTACATCAGATTTAATCGTTTGGGAAGGTTCTTTTTCTAACGAAAGTACAAATTTGAAATTAGCGTATAACAATTTAGAGAAAGCAAAGAAAATAATTTCTGATTATTTGTTTTCTAAAGGAATTAAGCCAAATGAATTGGTTTTTAAAGCGGTAACAAGCAGAAAAAACACCAAAGCAAAATATAACAACGAAGGAAAATATATTGGCGAACAGTTTTTGGGGTATATTTTAACACAATCGCTACAAGTTGATTCTAATGATGTAGAAAAAGTAGAAAAAATTTCTAGAGAAATTACGGAATTGTTAAATAAAGGAATCGAATTTTACTCGCAACCACCAAGGTATTATTATACCAAATTAGCAGATTTAAAATTAGAAATGATTTCTAAAGCAACATCTGACGCAAAATTAAGAGCCGATAATATTGCAACCAATTCTGGTGGAAAATTAGGGAACTTAATCTCTGCAAAAATGGGAATCTTTCAAATTACAGGTCAAAATTCTAAAGAAGATTATTCTTGGGGTGGAACTTTTAACACTGCATCAAAATTAAAAACAGCTTCTATTACTATGAAGCTAACGTATAAGGCAGATTAA
- the der gene encoding ribosome biogenesis GTPase Der, which translates to MNNSIVAIVGRPNVGKSTLFNRLVQRREAIVDSVSGVTRDRHYGKSDWNGKEFSVIDTGGYVVGSDDIFEDEIRKQVQLALDEADIIVFVVDVEQGITPMDSEVAKLLRKVKKPIFTAVNKVDNAMRDADAVEFYNLGLGDYHTISSINGSGTGELLDALVEEMPEPEEVDLEKEELPRFAVVGRPNAGKSSFINALIGEERNIVTDIAGTTRDSIDTKYNRFGFDFNLVDTAGIRKKSKVKEDLEFYSVMRAVRTIEYSDVIILMIDATRGFEGQDQNIFWLAEKNKKGVVILVNKWDLVDKETNTVRDYEAAIRKEIAPFTDVPIIFVSVLTKQRIFKAIETAVQVFQNRKNRIPTSKLNETMLEVIKSYGPPAIKGKFVKIKYCMQLPTPTPQFAFFANLPQYVKDPYKRFLENKMREIYDFSGVPIIIYFRQK; encoded by the coding sequence ATGAATAATAGTATTGTTGCCATTGTAGGAAGACCAAATGTAGGGAAATCGACTTTATTTAATCGATTGGTTCAACGTAGAGAAGCAATTGTAGATTCTGTGAGTGGTGTAACTAGAGATAGACACTACGGAAAATCTGATTGGAACGGAAAAGAATTTTCTGTAATTGATACTGGTGGATATGTGGTGGGTTCTGATGATATTTTTGAAGATGAAATCCGTAAGCAAGTTCAATTAGCTTTAGACGAAGCAGATATTATTGTTTTTGTGGTTGATGTTGAGCAAGGAATTACGCCGATGGATTCTGAAGTTGCAAAATTATTGAGAAAAGTAAAAAAACCTATTTTTACTGCAGTTAATAAAGTTGATAACGCAATGCGTGATGCAGATGCCGTTGAATTTTACAATTTAGGGTTGGGAGATTATCATACCATTTCATCCATTAACGGAAGTGGAACTGGAGAATTATTAGACGCTTTGGTCGAGGAAATGCCAGAACCAGAAGAAGTAGACTTAGAAAAAGAAGAATTACCAAGATTTGCTGTTGTTGGACGACCAAATGCAGGGAAATCATCATTTATAAATGCTTTAATTGGAGAAGAAAGAAATATTGTAACCGATATTGCAGGAACGACAAGAGATTCTATCGACACAAAATACAATCGTTTTGGATTTGATTTTAATTTGGTTGATACAGCCGGAATTAGAAAAAAATCAAAAGTAAAAGAAGATTTAGAATTTTATTCTGTAATGAGAGCCGTTAGAACTATTGAATATTCTGACGTTATTATTTTAATGATTGATGCAACTCGAGGTTTTGAAGGTCAAGATCAAAACATCTTTTGGTTGGCAGAAAAAAACAAAAAAGGAGTTGTCATCTTAGTCAATAAATGGGATTTAGTTGATAAAGAAACAAACACGGTAAGAGATTATGAAGCTGCCATTAGAAAAGAAATTGCGCCGTTTACAGATGTGCCAATCATCTTTGTTTCTGTACTTACAAAACAACGTATTTTTAAAGCGATAGAAACTGCGGTGCAAGTATTTCAGAATAGAAAAAACAGAATTCCTACTAGCAAACTAAATGAAACAATGCTAGAAGTTATTAAAAGTTACGGGCCACCAGCAATAAAAGGAAAGTTTGTAAAAATAAAATACTGTATGCAATTGCCAACTCCAACGCCGCAATTTGCCTTTTTTGCAAATTTACCTCAGTATGTAAAGGACCCGTATAAAAGGTTTTTAGAAAATAAAATGAGAGAGATTTACGATTTCTCTGGCGTTCCAATTATTATTTACTTTAGACAGAAATAA
- a CDS encoding HD domain-containing protein: protein MKKFLLSAENYVLSLLTKKLYKEYLFHNVSNTQRVVNSIKELIDGEKISEVDANILLFASWFHDIGYINRKENHIEASVNIATTFLEEYNIDNSIIDAVVRLIRVTKPDVEANDFLGKILKDAVSSYYAENSFIDKSKLLKEEINLLFNKKLTELEWNQKNIKAFVKEHRFYTKYAQETWQQGKDKNLAKLVKIKKKLLKDKSSENKLEVALKIHQSLTLKATILLAVNGLIIFSSLVVYYFVNGNVRSYKALFPVIILLFFNGVTALSSLFVALPFDLKKEIKQDFLNQKISFKSKILRYSYIVFTVGIFISLIIFIIRETRFLN from the coding sequence ATGAAGAAATTTTTGCTGAGCGCTGAAAATTATGTGCTGTCTTTATTAACTAAAAAGTTGTATAAAGAGTATTTGTTTCATAATGTGAGCAATACTCAGCGTGTTGTAAATTCTATTAAAGAGTTAATTGACGGTGAAAAAATTTCTGAAGTTGATGCAAATATTTTGTTGTTTGCATCTTGGTTTCATGATATTGGTTATATCAACAGAAAAGAAAATCATATTGAGGCTAGTGTAAATATTGCTACTACATTTTTAGAGGAGTATAATATTGACAATAGTATTATTGATGCAGTTGTTCGGTTAATTAGAGTTACAAAACCAGATGTCGAAGCAAATGATTTTCTTGGTAAAATACTGAAAGATGCAGTTTCATCTTATTATGCAGAAAATAGTTTTATTGATAAAAGTAAGTTGCTAAAGGAAGAAATAAATTTACTTTTTAACAAAAAGCTTACTGAATTAGAATGGAATCAGAAAAATATCAAAGCATTTGTAAAAGAACACCGATTTTACACAAAATATGCTCAAGAAACTTGGCAGCAAGGAAAAGATAAAAACTTGGCAAAGCTGGTTAAAATTAAAAAAAAACTACTAAAAGATAAATCATCTGAAAATAAGTTAGAAGTTGCTTTAAAAATTCATCAATCTTTAACATTAAAAGCAACTATTTTACTAGCAGTAAATGGGCTGATAATTTTTTCATCGTTAGTTGTCTATTATTTTGTCAATGGAAATGTAAGAAGTTATAAAGCATTATTTCCTGTAATTATTCTTTTGTTTTTTAATGGAGTCACTGCTCTATCATCACTATTTGTAGCTTTACCTTTTGATTTAAAAAAAGAGATAAAACAAGATTTTTTAAATCAAAAGATAAGTTTTAAAAGTAAAATACTACGATATTCTTATATAGTTTTTACGGTAGGAATATTTATTTCTTTAATTATTTTTATAATTAGAGAAACACGTTTTTTGAATTAG
- a CDS encoding TPM domain-containing protein translates to MIDQQLSVVSFQFSVRSKHRSWLLKRSKLLLFFIGFLLIQSVFGQYTIPEKPKLQTSVYDYVNLLSPSQKSALEQKLIRYSDSTSTQIVVAIISRTEGEDVGFLATNWAHKWGIGQKGKDNGVFILVAKDDRRLSIQTGYGVEHLLTDYTTTDIRVNIITPEFKKGDYYTGLDKGSDAIFKVLKGEFKGGKKLKKKTNSSFFRIIPIIFFIILFIILSNKNNRGGKGGKRRSGFSILDAIILSSAGRGFGGGGSFGGSSGGSFGGGGFGGGFGGGGFGGGGSSGGW, encoded by the coding sequence ATGATAGATCAACAGTTATCAGTTGTCAGTTTTCAGTTTTCAGTAAGAAGTAAACATAGAAGTTGGTTGTTAAAAAGAAGTAAGCTTCTATTGTTTTTTATTGGATTTTTATTGATCCAGTCTGTGTTTGGACAATATACAATTCCGGAGAAACCTAAATTACAAACCAGTGTTTACGATTACGTAAATTTACTTTCTCCGAGTCAAAAAAGTGCTCTTGAACAAAAATTAATTCGCTATTCAGATTCAACTTCAACACAAATTGTTGTTGCCATTATTTCTAGAACCGAAGGAGAAGATGTAGGTTTTTTAGCAACAAATTGGGCTCATAAATGGGGAATTGGACAAAAAGGTAAAGACAATGGAGTTTTTATTTTAGTAGCCAAAGACGATAGAAGGTTAAGTATTCAAACTGGTTACGGTGTTGAACATTTGTTGACAGATTATACAACTACAGACATTCGCGTTAACATTATCACTCCAGAGTTTAAAAAAGGTGATTATTATACTGGTTTAGACAAAGGATCTGATGCAATCTTTAAAGTTTTAAAAGGAGAGTTTAAAGGAGGCAAAAAATTGAAAAAGAAAACCAATTCAAGTTTTTTTAGAATCATCCCAATTATCTTTTTTATTATTTTATTCATCATCCTTTCTAATAAAAATAATCGTGGCGGAAAAGGAGGAAAGCGCAGAAGTGGTTTTTCTATTTTAGATGCGATCATTTTAAGCAGTGCCGGAAGAGGTTTTGGCGGCGGAGGAAGTTTTGGAGGATCATCAGGCGGAAGTTTTGGTGGTGGTGGTTTTGGCGGCGGATTTGGCGGTGGCGGATTTGGAGGCGGAGGTTCTTCGGGAGGTTGGTAA
- a CDS encoding TPM domain-containing protein, whose protein sequence is MPKAHVFLSESDEKEIINAIQKAELNTSGEIRIHIEEKANKDPYERALDVFNELKMHQTEQRNGVLIYVATEDQKFVICGDEGINNVVADDFWDSTRDVIAEHFKKGNFKNGIVAGILSAGIQLKQFFPWQTDDENELSNEISKG, encoded by the coding sequence ATGCCAAAAGCACACGTATTTTTATCTGAATCTGACGAGAAAGAAATCATTAACGCGATTCAAAAAGCGGAGTTGAATACTTCTGGTGAGATTAGAATCCACATAGAAGAAAAAGCGAATAAAGACCCTTACGAAAGAGCTTTAGATGTTTTTAATGAATTAAAAATGCATCAAACAGAACAAAGAAATGGTGTGTTGATTTATGTGGCAACAGAAGATCAAAAATTTGTAATTTGTGGTGATGAAGGGATTAATAATGTGGTTGCTGATGATTTCTGGGATTCTACAAGAGATGTAATTGCAGAACATTTTAAAAAGGGAAATTTTAAAAACGGAATTGTCGCCGGGATTTTAAGTGCTGGAATACAATTAAAACAGTTTTTTCCTTGGCAAACTGATGATGAAAACGAATTGTCTAACGAAATTTCTAAAGGATGA
- a CDS encoding LemA family protein, whose product MKKWLPLIIIGVLIFALVRWGIGMNNTMIDMKGKAEISWANVESSYQRRNDLIGNLVKTVQGAADFEKSTLTEVINARAKATSTTIDAGNLTPQKMAAFQQAQAGLSSALSKLMVVVERYPDLKANQNFLQLQNQLEGTENRINVERNRFNTSAGAYNIYIKKIPRNFIASIAGFEGMSLYASDKGAENAPDVNFDFNKKE is encoded by the coding sequence ATGAAAAAATGGTTACCACTTATAATTATTGGAGTTTTAATTTTTGCATTAGTAAGATGGGGAATTGGAATGAACAATACAATGATTGATATGAAAGGAAAAGCTGAGATTTCTTGGGCAAATGTAGAGAGTTCGTATCAACGTAGAAATGATTTAATCGGGAATTTAGTTAAAACAGTTCAAGGTGCAGCAGATTTTGAAAAAAGTACGCTAACAGAAGTAATCAATGCAAGAGCAAAAGCAACTTCTACAACTATTGATGCAGGGAATTTAACGCCTCAGAAAATGGCAGCTTTTCAACAAGCACAAGCTGGTTTAAGTAGCGCATTGTCTAAATTGATGGTTGTTGTAGAACGGTATCCAGATTTAAAAGCAAATCAGAACTTTTTGCAATTGCAAAATCAATTAGAAGGAACTGAAAACAGAATAAATGTAGAAAGAAATAGATTTAATACTTCTGCGGGAGCTTATAATATCTACATCAAAAAAATTCCTCGTAATTTTATTGCTAGCATTGCAGGTTTTGAAGGAATGAGTTTATACGCTTCAGATAAAGGAGCAGAAAATGCCCCAGATGTAAATTTTGATTTTAACAAAAAAGAATAA
- a CDS encoding MerR family transcriptional regulator, producing the protein MHINLPEKRYYKIGEVAKAFDVNTSLVRFWEKEFDVIKPKKNAKGNRLFTQEDIANFKLIFNLVKERGFTLDGAKQKLKNNPESTINNHEIISRLESVKAELNKIKNQL; encoded by the coding sequence ATGCACATTAATTTACCAGAAAAAAGGTATTATAAAATTGGCGAAGTTGCCAAAGCTTTTGATGTAAATACGTCATTAGTTCGTTTTTGGGAAAAAGAGTTTGATGTTATCAAACCTAAAAAAAACGCCAAAGGAAATCGGCTTTTTACACAAGAAGATATTGCTAATTTTAAACTTATATTTAACTTAGTAAAAGAGCGTGGTTTTACATTGGATGGTGCAAAACAAAAACTAAAAAATAACCCGGAAAGCACCATTAATAATCACGAAATAATTAGTAGATTAGAGTCAGTAAAGGCGGAATTAAATAAGATAAAAAATCAATTATAA
- a CDS encoding M23 family metallopeptidase gives MAKVKYYYDADTLSYRKIERDKSSIYKKVSFISLAVVLVAFFGFIGFSQFLMSPNERAQKREFDNLKLHYELLSKRIEESSKVLTELQERDNAIYRVYFEANPIPEEQRKAGFGGVNRYQYLEGFDNSLMIQKATKDIDILSKQLVVQSKSLDEIVRLAKNKEEMLASIPAIQPVANKDLKRMASGYGYRVHPIYKTRKYHWGMDFSAPKGTPVYATGNGTVIKAIRTRNGLGNYVKINHGFGYVTVYGHMERYVVRKNQKVKRGDLIGYVGTSGISTAPHLHYEVHKGNKKMNPVYYYFNDLTPEEYNRMLELASRENQSLD, from the coding sequence ATGGCAAAGGTAAAATATTATTACGACGCAGATACTTTATCGTACAGAAAGATTGAGCGAGATAAAAGCAGCATTTATAAAAAGGTTAGTTTTATTTCGTTGGCTGTTGTTTTGGTAGCGTTTTTTGGTTTTATTGGATTTAGTCAATTTTTAATGTCTCCAAACGAAAGAGCTCAAAAAAGAGAATTCGACAACTTAAAATTACATTACGAACTACTTAGTAAACGAATTGAAGAAAGTAGTAAGGTATTGACAGAATTACAAGAAAGAGATAACGCGATTTATAGAGTCTATTTTGAGGCAAATCCAATTCCTGAAGAACAACGAAAAGCTGGTTTTGGAGGTGTAAATAGATATCAATATTTAGAAGGATTTGATAATTCTTTGATGATACAAAAAGCAACAAAAGACATCGATATTTTATCCAAACAACTAGTTGTGCAATCTAAATCGTTGGATGAAATTGTAAGATTGGCTAAAAATAAAGAAGAAATGTTGGCGTCAATTCCGGCAATACAACCCGTTGCAAATAAAGACTTAAAAAGAATGGCTTCTGGCTATGGTTATCGAGTACATCCAATTTATAAGACGAGAAAATATCATTGGGGTATGGATTTTTCTGCTCCAAAAGGAACGCCTGTTTATGCAACCGGAAACGGAACTGTTATCAAAGCAATTAGAACTAGAAATGGATTGGGAAATTATGTTAAGATAAACCATGGATTTGGATATGTAACCGTTTATGGACATATGGAAAGATATGTTGTTCGTAAAAATCAAAAAGTAAAAAGAGGCGATTTAATAGGGTATGTTGGTACATCAGGAATTTCTACAGCGCCACATTTGCATTACGAAGTTCATAAAGGGAATAAAAAAATGAATCCTGTGTATTATTATTTTAACGATTTAACGCCAGAAGAATACAATAGAATGTTAGAATTAGCGTCAAGAGAAAATCAATCATTAGATTAA
- the alaS gene encoding alanine--tRNA ligase: protein MKSQDVRATFLNFFKDKQHSIVPSAPMVLKNDPTLMFTNSGMAPFKEYFLGNSVPKNNRISDTQKCLRVSGKHNDLEEVGYDTYHHTMFEMLGNWSFGDYFKKEAIAWAWELLTEVYKIDKNILYVTVFEGSDDADNLSLDQEAYDYWKQIIPEDRILMGNKKDNFWEMGEQGPCGPCSEIHVDIRTPEEKAKVDGKTLINMDHPQVVEIWNLVFMQYNRRASGNLVELPSKHIDTGMGFERLCMVLQDVKSNYDTDVFTPLIREVEATTNADYGKDEKTDIAIRVIIDHVRAVAFSIADGQLPSNTGAGYVIRRILRRAVRYGFTFLDKKEPFIYRLVDVLSKRMGTAFPELKSQKQLIENVIKEEEGSFLRTLDQGLVLLDGIISASKSTKISGEKAFELYDTFGFPVDLTALILSEKGFTLDEKGFNEELQKQKTRSRAASETSTEDWSIILDNSNEEFIGYDTLDAFVKITRYRKVVSKKDGEMYQLVFDKTPFYPEGGGQVGDKGYLEDIHGDVVYILDTKKENNVIIHFTKNLPNHLNENFKAVVDKIQRYRTECNHTATHLLHQALREILGTHVEQKGSAVHSKYLRFDFSHFSKMTPEQIQDVESFVNRRIAGKLPLEEKRNIPMQQAIDEGAMALFGEKYGDEVRAIKFGQSIELCGGTHVKNTSDIWHFKIKSEGAVAAGIRRIEAITNDAVKDFYSENSQTLSQIKEVLNNAKEPVKAVRKLQEENTLLQKQIEQLLKDKAKNLMGDLENHLEEINGVQFLATEVDLDANGIKNLAFDLGKKHQNLFLVFGSKNNGKAILTCYVSKEIVESKNLNAGTIVRELGKYIQGGGGGQPFFATAGGKNPNGIAEAIEKAKDYLA from the coding sequence ATGAAATCGCAAGACGTTAGAGCTACTTTTTTAAATTTTTTTAAAGACAAACAACACAGCATTGTGCCTTCTGCGCCAATGGTTTTAAAGAACGATCCAACATTGATGTTTACCAATTCTGGAATGGCACCATTTAAAGAATATTTCTTAGGAAATAGTGTTCCAAAAAACAATCGTATTTCTGATACTCAAAAATGTTTGCGTGTTTCTGGAAAACACAACGATTTAGAAGAAGTTGGTTACGACACCTATCATCATACCATGTTTGAAATGTTAGGAAACTGGTCTTTTGGTGATTACTTTAAAAAAGAAGCAATTGCTTGGGCTTGGGAATTGTTGACCGAAGTATATAAGATTGATAAAAACATTTTATATGTAACTGTTTTTGAGGGAAGTGACGATGCAGACAACTTAAGTTTAGATCAAGAAGCATACGATTATTGGAAACAAATTATTCCAGAAGATCGTATTTTGATGGGAAATAAAAAAGATAACTTTTGGGAAATGGGAGAACAAGGTCCGTGTGGTCCGTGTTCAGAAATTCACGTAGATATTAGAACTCCAGAAGAAAAAGCCAAAGTTGACGGAAAAACCTTGATCAATATGGATCATCCGCAGGTTGTAGAAATCTGGAATTTGGTTTTTATGCAATACAACCGAAGAGCTTCAGGCAATTTGGTAGAATTACCATCAAAACATATTGATACCGGAATGGGTTTTGAGCGTTTGTGTATGGTTTTACAAGATGTAAAATCGAATTACGACACCGATGTTTTTACACCATTAATTAGAGAAGTAGAAGCAACTACAAATGCCGATTACGGTAAAGATGAAAAAACAGACATTGCAATTCGTGTTATTATAGATCACGTAAGAGCTGTTGCTTTTTCTATCGCAGACGGACAATTACCAAGTAATACTGGGGCTGGTTATGTGATTCGAAGAATTTTAAGAAGAGCTGTTCGTTACGGATTTACTTTTTTAGACAAAAAGGAGCCTTTTATTTATAGATTGGTTGATGTTTTAAGTAAAAGAATGGGAACTGCTTTTCCTGAATTAAAATCTCAAAAACAACTAATCGAAAACGTAATTAAAGAAGAAGAAGGTTCTTTTTTAAGAACTTTAGATCAAGGTTTAGTGTTGTTAGACGGAATTATATCAGCATCAAAATCAACAAAAATTTCTGGAGAGAAAGCTTTTGAATTGTACGACACTTTTGGGTTTCCTGTAGATTTAACTGCATTAATTTTATCTGAAAAAGGATTTACTTTAGACGAAAAAGGATTTAACGAAGAATTACAAAAACAAAAAACCCGTTCTAGAGCAGCTAGTGAAACTTCTACCGAAGATTGGTCAATTATTTTAGACAATTCCAATGAAGAATTTATTGGTTACGATACTTTAGATGCATTCGTAAAAATAACGAGATACAGAAAAGTAGTTTCTAAAAAAGACGGAGAAATGTATCAATTGGTTTTTGATAAAACTCCTTTTTATCCAGAAGGCGGCGGACAAGTTGGTGATAAAGGTTATTTAGAAGATATTCATGGTGATGTGGTTTATATTTTAGACACTAAAAAAGAAAATAATGTAATCATCCATTTCACAAAAAACCTTCCCAATCACTTAAACGAAAATTTTAAAGCTGTTGTAGATAAAATACAACGTTACAGAACAGAATGCAATCATACCGCAACACATTTGTTGCATCAAGCATTAAGAGAAATTTTAGGAACACATGTAGAACAAAAAGGTTCTGCGGTTCACTCAAAATATTTACGTTTCGATTTTTCTCATTTTTCTAAAATGACTCCAGAGCAAATACAAGATGTAGAAAGCTTTGTAAACAGAAGAATTGCTGGTAAATTACCTTTAGAAGAAAAGAGAAACATTCCAATGCAACAAGCGATTGACGAAGGCGCAATGGCATTGTTTGGCGAAAAATATGGCGATGAAGTTAGAGCAATAAAATTTGGTCAATCTATAGAATTGTGTGGTGGAACACACGTAAAAAACACGTCAGATATTTGGCATTTTAAAATTAAATCTGAAGGTGCTGTTGCAGCCGGAATCAGAAGAATTGAAGCGATTACAAATGATGCTGTTAAAGATTTTTACTCAGAAAACAGTCAAACTTTATCGCAAATAAAAGAGGTGTTAAACAACGCAAAAGAGCCTGTAAAAGCAGTTCGAAAATTGCAAGAGGAAAACACCCTTTTGCAAAAACAAATTGAACAACTATTAAAAGACAAAGCGAAAAATTTAATGGGTGATTTAGAAAATCATTTAGAAGAAATAAACGGTGTTCAGTTTTTAGCTACAGAAGTTGATTTAGATGCAAACGGAATTAAAAATTTAGCCTTTGATTTAGGGAAAAAACACCAAAACTTATTTTTAGTTTTTGGTTCTAAAAACAATGGAAAAGCGATTTTAACCTGTTATGTTTCTAAAGAAATTGTAGAAAGTAAAAATTTAAATGCAGGCACAATTGTTCGAGAATTAGGAAAATACATTCAAGGTGGCGGTGGCGGACAACCTTTCTTTGCTACTGCTGGGGGGAAAAACCCTAACGGAATTGCAGAAGCTATTGAAAAAGCGAAAGACTATCTTGCTTAA